DNA from Campylobacter sp. RM5004:
AAATAATTTTAAAAACTCAACGCCAAAGTGCGATGGGAAAATAAAATAACAATCATTGTGAAAATTATCCTTAGGAAAATGATTTGTCCTTATTCCTATTGATAATTCACCCTTATTTGTCTGTGCTTCTCCGACTACTACTTCAAAATATTTATCTTTATAAATTAGCTTGAAAGGATAGTTTTTACTATCAATAAAAGGCTTTTTAATTTGCATTTCTTGCCCTTACTAAGTCTATGATATTATTAACCTTTTCTAAGTTTTTATTTCTTAAAATTGCACCTATTATAAATAAATCCAATAGGCACCAAAAAGCAATGAATTTGTCTAAATCTAAAATACCCGATATCTCTGGATTTATTTCCTTGAGATTAAATGCTATTATTAATAAAATTAATTTCATACAACCTACCGAAAACATATTAATTCTAAACCAAGCTACACCATAACTACCTAATAATAGATTATAAAGCCAAAAGCAGGTAACAGGACTATCAAGCTTGTCTTTTTTTAGTATTTTAGCAACTTCGTTAAGCTCGGTCTCGCTTAAACTTTCTAGTTTTTTTTAATAATTCTTCATTACTCATAATAGGTTCTGATGACTTTATATTTTTTATGAGAAATTTTCTAAATCTACCTATTTTTTTAGGCAACTTGTCTTGAATTTGAGAGAATAAAATCGTCGCATTCATTTTTAATCCTTTTAAAATAAAATAAAAACGAGATAATACCCCCCCCCCAATTCTTAATTTATGCTTAAAACTATTTAAAATGCTTAAAAAAATTGTGGAATTTGAAATAGGAATTTGAATTTTCCTATTTCGTAAGATTTACATGAATTTTACTTTTTCGTTAAACGAAAATCTCATTTTTTTATGTTTTGGTTGTCCGTTTGCTCTATAACCAAAAGTTAAAACCAAAGCACAAAATTCATCTTTTGGTAAAAATTCTTCATTAATCGGTGCTTCGTCGTATCCACCTATAATGCAAGAATCAACGCCTAAAGTATGAGCGCAATTTACCATATTTGTAGCTGCTGTATAGCATTGTAATGCTCCATATTCATGAGCGTTTCTAGTTTCTAAACGCTTTAAATATGGCGAATATAATTCATAAACTTTATCAAAATCTTCTCTTCTTCTTAATGCTTTTTGAACCACCTGTCCTTGTGGATTAAAATCATTTTTTGCAGCTAAAATCACAGCAAAAGAGCAGGTTTCAAATTGTCTTTTAGAATTACAAAACTGCTTTAATTTTTCAATTTTTTCTGGGCTTTGCAATACATAAAAAGTCCAAGGCTCAAGTCCTAATGAGCTAGGGCTTAGCACTCCAGCTTCTAAAATAGTATGAATTTTTGCTTGAGAAACTTTTTCATTATTAAATTCTTTGCAAGCAAAACGAGTTTTAAGTAAGTGTAAATAATCCATTATTCCTCCTTTATAGTTTTGTTTTGAGCTTTTATGCTTTCTTTGTTGTCTTCAATTAATAGCCTATTTTTTTCTATTAATTTCATAGCATCGTTTATTTTTTCATCTAGTGCTGTGATTTTTTGTTTTAATAATAATATTCTTGAATTAAAGTGTTGGATAATTAAAAATACAATTAATAAAAATATCGCTAGAACTACTAGTAAATATAAACTTCCCATTTTAATCCTTTATATCAATGTAAAAAATTGTTTGAATATCTTTATTTTCAATGTTTATAACATTAAAATTATCTAAAATCATATTAGATAATTCTTTAATATTAGTAATATTATTTTGTGCTAATAGTCTTAAAACCCTGCCGCGATAGACTTTTGAGCTATGGGATAACTGCTTATTGTTTTTCATAAAAACAAAAGTAGCATGTGGAATTTGAATTCGGTAATAATCTTTGTAAATATCAGCTCTAAGGTCTATTACAAATTCTTTTATCTTTTCGTCTAAAGCACTTGTTGTATCTTTTAGATATTCTTTAGCTTGATTTATTTTATTTAATTTTACGCCTTGCTTTAGTTTATAAAATGGTATTTTATCACTTGCTAAAATAGGTCCAAAAAGATTAGAAAAAATGATTAAATTATTGTCAATATAAGTTTTTGCATCTTTAGATAAGCTTTCATAATCTAATTCTTTATAACTAACACCTTGATATAAATTAATAGCTTTATGAAGTATTTTTGAAAAGTTATTTAGTATTGATTTTGTATCTTTAACTCCAAAAATCTCTTCTAAATTATCAAAATTATTTATATATTTTTCAATAATTTCTTTTCTAAAGCTAGATTTTATAAAAAAATTATTCATATTTAAATTAAGAAAAAATTCTTTTATTTCTTCTATTTTACAATGGTTTTCGCTTTTTAATTTTTCTTCGCTTGGTGAAAATAAAATATACATTTTTATCCTTTTTTTAAAAAAATTATAACTTACTCTTGACAAATGAAAATTTTTTACATATAATGCCGTCTTTCATTTTTAGTTTAATTGCTGGTTTAGCTCAGTTGGTAGAGCAGCTGCCTTGTAAGCAGCAGGTCGGGGGTTCAAGTCCCTTAACCAGCTCCATTTTATTTTTAGCAGTGTTTGACCAGAACAAAAAAGGTTTTTATTAAGGTGAGTTACTCAAGTGGCCAACGAGGGCAGACTGTAAATCTGCTGGCTTTGCCTTCCGTGGTTCGAATCCACGACTCACCACCACTATGATGCGGGAATAGCTCAGTTGGCTAGAGCATCAGCCTTCCAAGCTGAGGGTCGCGAGTTCGAGTCTCGTTTCCCGCTCCAACTTTTTTGTAAAAACTGGGAGCTGTATTTTTATCGCTTCGCAAGTTTTTCCAAAATAAGTTTTTATGATGTTTTTAGTTTTTGTTGTCTAAAATTATAATTTTTCTGAGCGCTCGTATGGCTCAGAGGTAGAGCACTCCCTTGGTAAGGGAGAGGTCGTGGGTTCAAGTCCCACTATGAGCTCCATTTATTCAAAAAGGTAATAATTTTAGATTAGTAATTAATTTTATTAATACGGAGGAAGTATTATGGCAAAGGAAAAATTCTCACGTAATAAACCACACGTGAATATCGGAACTATCGGTCACGTTGACCACGGTAAAACTACTTTAACTGCTGCTATTTCAGCTGTTTTATCAAGAAGAGGTCTTGCTGAGCTTAAAGATTATGATAATATTGATAATGCTCCAGAAGAAAAAGAAAGAGGTATTACAATCGCTACTTCTCATATTGAGTATGAGACGGAAAATCGTCACTACGCTCACGTAGACTGCCCAGGTCACGCAGACTATGTTAAAAATATGATTACAGGTGCTGCACAAATGGACGGTGCTATTCTTGTTGTTTCAGCAGCAGATGGCCCAATGCCACAAACTAGAGAGCACATTCTATTATCACGCCAAGTTGGTGTTCCATATATCGTAGTATTTATGAATAAAGCTGATATGGTTGATGATGCTGAATTATTAGAACTAGTTGAAATGGAAATTAGAGAATTATTAAGTTCATATGATTTCCCAGGTGATGATACACCAATCGTTGCGGGTTCTGCATTACAAGCTTTAGAAGAAGCAAAAGCTGGTAAAGATGGTGAATGGTCAGCAAAAATTATAGAATTAATGGCTCAAGTAGATGCTTATATCCCAACTCCAGTTCGTGATACAGATAAAGATTTCTTAATGCCAATTGAAGACGTATTCTCAATTTCAGGTCGTGGTACAGTTGTAACAGGACGTATTGAAAAAGGTGTTGTTAAAGTTGGTGATACTATTGAAATCGTTGGTATTAGAGATACACAAACAACAACTGTAACTGGCGTTGAAATGTTTAGAAAAGAAATGGAGCAAGGTGAAGCTGGTGACAACGTAGGTGTGTTATTACGTGGAACTAAAAAAGAAGATGTAATTCGTGGTATGGTTCTTGCTAAGCCAAAAACTATCACTCCACATACAGATTTTGAAGCAGAAGTTTATATTCTAACTAAAGAAGAAGGTGGTAGACATACTCCATTCTTTAATAACTATAGACCACAATTCTATGTAAGAACAACAGACGTTACTGGTTCAATTCAATTAGCAGAAGGCACAGAAATGGTTATGCCTGGTGATAACGTAAGAATTACAGTATCACTAATTCAACCGGTAGCACTTGAAGAAGGTACTCGTTTTGCTATCCGTGAAGGTGGTAGAACAGTTGGTTCAGGTGTTGTATCAAAAATTATTAAGTAATTTGATGAGTAGGTTTTAAACCTACTCTATAAAAATAAAAGGAAATGTTATGAGAATTAAAATTGGTTTAAAATGTGAAGAAACAGGTGATATCAATTACAGCACTTTTAAGAATTCAAAAAATACAACAGAAAAATTGGAGCTTAAAAAGTATTGTCCAAGATTAAGAAAACATACAGTTCATAAAGAAGTTAAATTAAAGAGTTAATTTTAGGGCAATAGCTCCAACGGTAGAGCGCCGGATTCCAAATCCGATGGTTGGGGGTTCGAATCCCTCTTGCCCTGCCAATTAAAGGTTTTAAAATGGAAAAATTAATAAATTATTTTAAGTTGTCAAAAGCTGAATTAGCAAAGGTATTTTTTCCAACTAAAGGTCAAGTAAAAAATGCTTTTATAACTGTTGCAGTAGTTGTAACTGTTATATCATTATTTTTAGCTTTTGTTGATTTTATTATGTCTTTTTCATTAAAGAGTATTTTATAAGGGCGTTAGATGAATTTTAAATGGTATGCAATTCAGACTTACGCGGGAAGCGAAATGGCTGTAAAAAGAGCTATTGAGAAATTATGCTATGAAAATGGTATTTCTGATAGACTTAAAGAAGTTTTAGTTCCTACTGAGGATGTTATTGAAACAGGAAAGAATGGAAAACAAAAAATTACAGCAAAATGTTTATATTCAAGTTATGTTTTTGCAAACATAGATTTGGATATCGAACTGTGGCATAAAATTCAAAAGTTACCTAAAGTAGGTAGATTTATTGGTGAATCTAAAAAACCAACTCCTTTAAGCGAAAAGGATGTTAATTTAATTTTAGAAAAAGCTAATAATAGAAAAGCTCCAAGACCAAAAATTTATTTTGAAAATGGAGAGAGTGTAAGAATCATAGAAGGTTCATTTGCGAATTTTACAGGCATAGTAGAAGAATACGATATGGTAAGAGGTACTTTAAAACTAAATGTTTCTATATTTGGTAGAAGTACTCCAGTTGAGATTCTATATTCACAAGTTGAGAAAATTATTTAAATAAGGAGTCATTATGGCTAAGAAAGTTGTTGGGGAAATCAAATTACAAATAGCTGCAACAAAGGCAAATCCATCACCACCGGTAGGACCTGCTTTAGGACAGCAAGGTGTTAATATTATGGAATTTTGTAAAGCTTTCAATGAGCGCACAAAAGATATGGCAGGTTATAATATTCCTGTTGTTATCACTGTATATGCTGATAAGAGTTTTACATTTATTACAAAACAACCACCTGCAACAGATTTAATTAAAAAAGCTGCAGGAATTTCTAAAGGAACTGATAATCCTTTAAAAAATAAAGTAGGTAAATTAACAAAAGCTCAAATTTTAGAGATTGTAGATAGAAAAATTGCTGATTTAAATACTAAAGATCGTGAGCAAGCTGCTAAAATTATCGCAGGTTCTGCTAGATCTATGGGTGTTGAAGTAGTAGATTAATTAAAACCCAACCGCCGGGTAAAGGCGGAAGCACTTTAAAAAATGCGGAGAAATTAATATGGCAAAAAAAGCAAAAAGAATTCAAGAATTATTAAAAAAAGTTGATTTAACAAAAGAATATTCATTAAACGAAGGTATTAAAACTATCAAAACTCTTTCATCTGCAAAATTTGATGAGACTGTTGAAATAGCTATGAAATTAAATGTTGATCCAAGACATGCTGATCAAATGGTTAGAGGTTCAGTTGTATTACCTGAAGGAACTGGTAAGAAAGTTCGCGTAGCAGTAATCGCTAAAGATATTAAAGCTGATGAAGCTAAAAAAGCTGGTGCTGATATTGTAGGTGATGATGATTTAGTTGAAGAAATTCAAAAAGGTAATATCAATTTTGATGTTTTAATTGCTACACCAAATTTAATGGGTCTTGTAGGTAAGGTTGGTCGTATTTTAGGACCAAAAGGTTTAATGCCAAACCCTAAAACAGGAACAGTTACTATGGATGTTGCACAAGCTGTAAATAATGCTAAATCAGGACAGGTTAATTTCCGTGTTGATAAACAAGGAAACATTCATGCAGGTTTAGGAAAAGTTAGTTTTTCAGAAGAAAAATTATTAAACAACATAAGTGCTTTTGTGAAAGCTATTAATAAGCATAAACCAGCAACAGCAAAAGGTAGATATATTAAGAGTGCAACTATATCTTTAACAATGAGTCCAGGTTTAAAATTAGAAACTCAAGAATTACTAGATTTAAAATAATTTTTTTAGTTTATAGCCGTTTTGTAATAAATTTATGTTACAAATACGGCTTATTGTTTTTTTATGAATTTTTATTTTAGTTTTTTACGAAAATTAAGATAAAAATTTGATTTGTGACAGCCGAGGTGTTTTGCTTAATTGACTTTTGTCTCTCTGCTTAAATCATAAATCGGAAAGGAGAAAAGATGACAAGAAACCAAAAAGAAGAATTAATAGCTAGACTTTCTGATGAATTTGCTGCTAATAATGCTGTTGTAGTTTGTAACTATAAAGGAATTATTACTAAGCAATTAGAAGTATTACGTGATTCTGCAAGAACTGCTGATGTAAAAGTTGAAGTAATTAAAAACACTTTAGCTAATATTGCATTAGATAAAGCTGGTAAAACAGGTTTAACTCTTAAAGATACTAATATATATCTTTGGGGTGCAGATGCTTTAGCAGTTACTAAAGTTGCTGCAAAATTTGCAGAAAAAAATAATGCTTTTGAAGTTAAATTTGGTCACATTGATGGTGAAGTTGCTGATGCTAATAAAATTATTGCATTGTCTAAAATGCCATCACGTGAAGAACTACTTGCTATGTTATTGCAAGTTTGGAATGCTCCGATTCAAAATTTTACAATCGGATTAAATGCTCTTAAAGAAAAAAAAGAAAAAGAATAATTATATAAAGGATAAAAAATGGCAATTACAAAACAAGATGTATTAGAATATATTTCAAACCTAAGTGTTCTTGAACTATCAGAATTAGTTAAAGAATTTGAAGAAAAATTTGGTGTTAGTGCAGCTCCTGTAATGGTTGCAGGTGCTGTTGGTGGTGCTGCAGCTGCTGCAGAAGAAGAAAAAACTGAATTTAACGTAGTATTAGTTGATTCAGGTGCAAACAAAATTAACGTAATTAAAGTAGTTCGCGCATTAACAGGACTAGGCTTAAAAGAAGCTAAAGATGCTGTTGAAGGAACTCCATCAACACTTAAAGAAGGTGTTAGTAAAGCAGACGCAGAAGAAGCTAAAAAGCAACTTGAAGAAGCTGGCGCTAAGGTTGAACTTAAATAATTTTTTAGCCCTATTTTATAGGGCTTTTTTAATATTGTGTTGTTTTAACAACAAAACTATTCTTTCAAAACTTACCAAGAGGTACATATATGTTAAATAGCTTACATTCAGGAAACAGATTAAGGGTGGATTTTTCAAACGTTCCACAACAAATTGAGATTCCAAATCTATTACAATTACAGCAAAAAAGCTTTGATTATTTTTTAAATATTGGTAATGAAAACAGAGAAAGTGGTATAGAAAAAGTTTTCAAATCTTTCTTTCCTGTTAGTGACTCTCAAAATAGATTAAGTTTAGATTACGTATCTTGTGAATTTGTAAAACCAAAATATACAGTTAGAGAATGTATGGAAAGAGGTCTTACATATGCAGCGAATTTACGCGCAAAAATACGTTTAACGCTATATGATAGAGACGAAAAAACTGGAGAAAAAATCGGCATAAAAGATATTAAAGAACAAGATATTACTATTCGTGATATTCCTTTAATGACTGATAGAGTTTCTTTCGTTATCAATGGGGTTGAAAGAGTAGTTGTAAATCAACTTCATAGAAGTCCAGGTGTTATTTTCAAAGAGAGTGAAGAAGGCAATAAGCTTTTATATTCTAGCCAAATTATACCTGATAGAGGTGCTTGGATTTATTTTGAATTTGATTCAAAAAATATTTTATATGCAAGAATTAATAAAAGAAGAAAATTCCAAGCTACTTTACTTTTAAGAGTTTTAGGCTATAGCAAAGAAGATATAATTCAATTATTTTATCCTATTCAAACAATTACACTTAAAAAGCATAAATTTTATACAAAATTTGATGTTAATTCATTAGGTGATAGAGTAGAATTTGATTTAGTAAATGAAAAAGGTGAAGTAGTTCACGAAGCAGGTAAAAAATTAACTAAAAAGAAAATTAAAGAATTAGAAGATTCGGGATTAAAATTAATTGAATATCCTGTTGATATATTAGCAAATCGTCAATTAGCTGAACCTGTTTATGATAAAAACACAGGCGAGTTATTGTTTGATACTTTAACAATGCTTGATGAAGATAAATTAATAGCACTTGTTCATAATGGTAGTGATTTTAAAATAGCAAATGATGTTGGGTCTGGCGTAGATGATTCAATGTTAAAAACTCTTCAAAATGATTTGGATATGTTTAAATCATTTAAGCGTTCTGAAAATTATGAAACTGAAGAAGAATTTGCAATTGCAAAAATATTTAGAGTATTAAGACCTGGTGATCCTGTTGTTTTAGATGCTGCTAAAACATATATTTTAGACATGTTATTTAACCCTGAAAGATACGATATCACAAGAGTTGGTCGTATGAAAATGAACCATAAATTAGGTCTTGATGTTCCTGAATATGTTACAGTTTTAACAAGAGAAGATATAGTAAAAACTATTCAATATCTTTACAGAATAAAATCAGGTCGTGGATATTTAGATGATAGAGACCATTTAGGAAATAGAAGAATAAGAGCTATTGGAGAGCTTTTAACAAATGAGCTTCATATAGGTTTTGCTAAAATTCAAAAAGGTATTAAAGATAAGTTAAGTTCTATCACAACTCCTATTGAAGAGTTAATGCCAAGTGATTTAGTTAATTCAAAAATGATTACTTCAACTTTACTTGATTTCTTTACAGGTGGTCAACTATCGCAATTTATGGATCAAACTAACCCATTAAGTGAAGTTACTCATAAAAGAAGATTATCAGCACTCGGAGAAGGTGGTTTAGTAAAAGAAAGAGCAAGTTTTGAGGCTCGTGACGTTCATACAACTCATTATGGAAGAATTTGTCCTGTTGAAACACCAGAAGGACAAAATATCGGTCTTATTAACTCACTTTCTACTTATGCAAAAGTAAATGATTTAGGCTTTGTTGAAGCGCCTTATAGAAAAGTTGTAGATGGAAAAGTTAGTGATGAAATTGTATATTTAACAGCAACTCAAGAAGAAGGAATTTGTATTGCTCCAGCTTCAACAAAAGTAGATGAAAAAGGCAATATTGTTGATGACTTGCTTGAAGCAAGAATTGACGGAGAAACAATATTAGCAAAGCGTGAAGATATAGGACTTATAGACCTTACTTCAGGAGCTATTGTTGGACTTGCAGCTTCTTTAATTCCTTTCTTAGAGCATAACGATGCTAACCGTGCTCTAATGGGTTCAAACATGCAACGCCAAGCAGTTCCTTTATTAACAGCAACAGCTCCAATAGTTGGAACAGGTATGGAAAGAGTAGTTGCAAGAGATGCTTGGGAAGCTATAAAGGCAAAAAGAGCAGGTAAGGTAGAAAAGGTTGATAGTAATAATATCTTCATTCTTGGAGAAGATGAAAATGGTTTATATATTGACCATTACAAGTTAGAAAAAAATCTAAGAACTAACCAAAATACAACATTTTCACAAAAGCCTATTGTAAGAAAAGGTGATTTAGTAAAAGAAGGACAAGTAATTGCAGATGGTCCATCTATGGATCAAGGCGAACTTGCTATTGGTAAGAATGCTTTAATTGCATTTATGCCTTGGAATGGTTATAACTACGAGGATGCTATTGTAATGAGCGAAAAAATGATCCGTGAAGATGCATTTACTAGCGTTCATGTTTATGAAAAAGAAATAGAAGCTCGTGAATTAAAAGACGGTGTAGAAGAAATAACTCGTGATATTCCAAACGTAAAAGATGAAGATGTTGCTCACCTTGATGAAAGCGGAATTGTAAGAATAGGAACACATATTAAACCAGGAATGATTTTGGTTGGTAAAGTTTCTCCTAAAGGCGAGGTTAAACCAACTCCTGAAGAAAGATTATTAAGAGCTATTTTTGGTGAGAAAGCAGGTCATGTTGTAAATAAATCTTTAT
Protein-coding regions in this window:
- the rplL gene encoding 50S ribosomal protein L7/L12, coding for MAITKQDVLEYISNLSVLELSELVKEFEEKFGVSAAPVMVAGAVGGAAAAAEEEKTEFNVVLVDSGANKINVIKVVRALTGLGLKEAKDAVEGTPSTLKEGVSKADAEEAKKQLEEAGAKVELK
- the rplA gene encoding 50S ribosomal protein L1 translates to MAKKAKRIQELLKKVDLTKEYSLNEGIKTIKTLSSAKFDETVEIAMKLNVDPRHADQMVRGSVVLPEGTGKKVRVAVIAKDIKADEAKKAGADIVGDDDLVEEIQKGNINFDVLIATPNLMGLVGKVGRILGPKGLMPNPKTGTVTMDVAQAVNNAKSGQVNFRVDKQGNIHAGLGKVSFSEEKLLNNISAFVKAINKHKPATAKGRYIKSATISLTMSPGLKLETQELLDLK
- the yaaA gene encoding peroxide stress protein YaaA, with translation MYILFSPSEEKLKSENHCKIEEIKEFFLNLNMNNFFIKSSFRKEIIEKYINNFDNLEEIFGVKDTKSILNNFSKILHKAINLYQGVSYKELDYESLSKDAKTYIDNNLIIFSNLFGPILASDKIPFYKLKQGVKLNKINQAKEYLKDTTSALDEKIKEFVIDLRADIYKDYYRIQIPHATFVFMKNNKQLSHSSKVYRGRVLRLLAQNNITNIKELSNMILDNFNVINIENKDIQTIFYIDIKD
- the rplJ gene encoding 50S ribosomal protein L10 gives rise to the protein MTRNQKEELIARLSDEFAANNAVVVCNYKGIITKQLEVLRDSARTADVKVEVIKNTLANIALDKAGKTGLTLKDTNIYLWGADALAVTKVAAKFAEKNNAFEVKFGHIDGEVADANKIIALSKMPSREELLAMLLQVWNAPIQNFTIGLNALKEKKEKE
- a CDS encoding nitroreductase family protein, translating into MDYLHLLKTRFACKEFNNEKVSQAKIHTILEAGVLSPSSLGLEPWTFYVLQSPEKIEKLKQFCNSKRQFETCSFAVILAAKNDFNPQGQVVQKALRRREDFDKVYELYSPYLKRLETRNAHEYGALQCYTAATNMVNCAHTLGVDSCIIGGYDEAPINEEFLPKDEFCALVLTFGYRANGQPKHKKMRFSFNEKVKFM
- the tuf gene encoding elongation factor Tu, whose translation is MAKEKFSRNKPHVNIGTIGHVDHGKTTLTAAISAVLSRRGLAELKDYDNIDNAPEEKERGITIATSHIEYETENRHYAHVDCPGHADYVKNMITGAAQMDGAILVVSAADGPMPQTREHILLSRQVGVPYIVVFMNKADMVDDAELLELVEMEIRELLSSYDFPGDDTPIVAGSALQALEEAKAGKDGEWSAKIIELMAQVDAYIPTPVRDTDKDFLMPIEDVFSISGRGTVVTGRIEKGVVKVGDTIEIVGIRDTQTTTVTGVEMFRKEMEQGEAGDNVGVLLRGTKKEDVIRGMVLAKPKTITPHTDFEAEVYILTKEEGGRHTPFFNNYRPQFYVRTTDVTGSIQLAEGTEMVMPGDNVRITVSLIQPVALEEGTRFAIREGGRTVGSGVVSKIIK
- the rplK gene encoding 50S ribosomal protein L11, which encodes MAKKVVGEIKLQIAATKANPSPPVGPALGQQGVNIMEFCKAFNERTKDMAGYNIPVVITVYADKSFTFITKQPPATDLIKKAAGISKGTDNPLKNKVGKLTKAQILEIVDRKIADLNTKDREQAAKIIAGSARSMGVEVVD
- the nusG gene encoding transcription termination/antitermination protein NusG; this translates as MNFKWYAIQTYAGSEMAVKRAIEKLCYENGISDRLKEVLVPTEDVIETGKNGKQKITAKCLYSSYVFANIDLDIELWHKIQKLPKVGRFIGESKKPTPLSEKDVNLILEKANNRKAPRPKIYFENGESVRIIEGSFANFTGIVEEYDMVRGTLKLNVSIFGRSTPVEILYSQVEKII
- the rpoB gene encoding DNA-directed RNA polymerase subunit beta, which translates into the protein MLNSLHSGNRLRVDFSNVPQQIEIPNLLQLQQKSFDYFLNIGNENRESGIEKVFKSFFPVSDSQNRLSLDYVSCEFVKPKYTVRECMERGLTYAANLRAKIRLTLYDRDEKTGEKIGIKDIKEQDITIRDIPLMTDRVSFVINGVERVVVNQLHRSPGVIFKESEEGNKLLYSSQIIPDRGAWIYFEFDSKNILYARINKRRKFQATLLLRVLGYSKEDIIQLFYPIQTITLKKHKFYTKFDVNSLGDRVEFDLVNEKGEVVHEAGKKLTKKKIKELEDSGLKLIEYPVDILANRQLAEPVYDKNTGELLFDTLTMLDEDKLIALVHNGSDFKIANDVGSGVDDSMLKTLQNDLDMFKSFKRSENYETEEEFAIAKIFRVLRPGDPVVLDAAKTYILDMLFNPERYDITRVGRMKMNHKLGLDVPEYVTVLTREDIVKTIQYLYRIKSGRGYLDDRDHLGNRRIRAIGELLTNELHIGFAKIQKGIKDKLSSITTPIEELMPSDLVNSKMITSTLLDFFTGGQLSQFMDQTNPLSEVTHKRRLSALGEGGLVKERASFEARDVHTTHYGRICPVETPEGQNIGLINSLSTYAKVNDLGFVEAPYRKVVDGKVSDEIVYLTATQEEGICIAPASTKVDEKGNIVDDLLEARIDGETILAKREDIGLIDLTSGAIVGLAASLIPFLEHNDANRALMGSNMQRQAVPLLTATAPIVGTGMERVVARDAWEAIKAKRAGKVEKVDSNNIFILGEDENGLYIDHYKLEKNLRTNQNTTFSQKPIVRKGDLVKEGQVIADGPSMDQGELAIGKNALIAFMPWNGYNYEDAIVMSEKMIREDAFTSVHVYEKEIEARELKDGVEEITRDIPNVKDEDVAHLDESGIVRIGTHIKPGMILVGKVSPKGEVKPTPEERLLRAIFGEKAGHVVNKSLYAGASVEGVVIDVKVFTKKGHEKDARAKAAQDAERLVLEKDYHDRLLMMDREENLKIAKLLKETPLEKAETIGGTSYKKGDIVKEEDLSNLNRFAIGSIIKAYPKDVQSYYENLKNHFQNEKKNLKQEHDEKLEILEKDDILQNGIVKLVKVYIATKRKLKVGDKMAGRHGNKGIVSCIVPEVDMPYLPDGRPVDIVLNPLGVPSRMNIGQILESHLGLVGLRLGEQIQEIFDAKRADFIKELRQKMIDICDISRLMDAKVYLKDMSDEEFIRHARDWSKGVKFGAPVFEGVTAAEFKKLFEMAKIDMDGKSELYDGRTGEKMKERVNVGVMYMLKLHHLVDEKVHARSTGPYSLVTQQPVGGKALFGGQRFGEMEVWALEAYGAAHTLREMLTIKSDDIDGRFAAYKALAKGENVTSAGIPETFFVLTNELKSLALDVEIYKEDNDNE
- the rpmG gene encoding 50S ribosomal protein L33; amino-acid sequence: MRIKIGLKCEETGDINYSTFKNSKNTTEKLELKKYCPRLRKHTVHKEVKLKS
- the secE gene encoding preprotein translocase subunit SecE codes for the protein MEKLINYFKLSKAELAKVFFPTKGQVKNAFITVAVVVTVISLFLAFVDFIMSFSLKSIL